One window from the genome of Oryctolagus cuniculus chromosome 1, mOryCun1.1, whole genome shotgun sequence encodes:
- the ALAD gene encoding delta-aminolevulinic acid dehydratase, with the protein MQPQSVLHSGYFHPLLRSWQTASTTLSASNLIYPIFVTDVPDDVQPINSLPGVARYGVNRLEEMLRPLVEEGLRSVLIFGVPSRVPKDERGSGADSEDSPAVEAVRLVRKTFPSLLVACDVCLCPYTSHGHCGLLGENGAFQAEESRQRLAEVALAYAKAGCQVVAPSDMMDGRVEAIKEALLAHGLGNRVSVMSYSAKFASCFYGPFRDAAQSSPAFGDRRCYQLPPGARGLALRAVDRDVREGADMLMVKPGMPYLDIVREVKVKHPELPLAVYHVSGEFAMLWHGAQAGAFNLKAAVLEAMTAFRRAGADIIITYYTPQLLQWLKEE; encoded by the exons ATGCAGCCCCAGTCCGTTCTGCACAGCGGCTACTTCCACCCGCTGCTCCGGAGCTGGCAGACAGCCAGCACCACCCTCAGTGCCTCCAACCTCATCTACCCCATCTTCGTCAC GGATGTTCCCGATGACGTGCAGCCCATCAACAGCCTCCCAGGAGTGGCCAG GTACGGAGTGAACCGGCTGGAGGAGATGCTGCGACCCCTGGTGGAGGAAGGCCTGCGCAGTGTCCTGATCTTTGGCGTCCCCAGCAGAGTCCCCAAG GACGAGAGGGGCTCTGGCGCTGACTCGGAGGACTCCCCGGCTGTGGAGGCTGTCCGTCTGGTGAGGAAGACCTTCCCCAGCCTCCTGGTGGCCTGTGACGTCTGCCTGTGCCCCTACACCTCCCATGGCCACTGCG ggctcctgggtgAAAACGGAGCATTCCAGGCGGAGGAGAGCCGCCAGCGGCTGGCAGAGGTGGCCCTGGCCTACGCCAAGGCAG GGTGTCAGGTGGTAGCCCCGTCAGACATGATGGATGGACGCGTGGAAGCCATCAAGGAGGCCCTCCTGGCACACGGACTTGGCAACAGG GTGTCAGTGATGAGCTACAGCGCCAAGTTTGCTTCCTGTTTCTACGGACCTTTCCG GGATGCGGCTCAGTCAAGCCCAGCTTTCGGAGACCGCCGCTGCTACCAGCTGCCGCCCGGAGCGCGAGGCCTGGCCCTGCGAGCAGTG GACCGGGATGTACGAGAAGGCGCCGACATGCTCATGGTGAAGCCGGGTATGCCCTACCTGGACATTGTGCGGGAGGTGAAGGTCAAG CACCCTGAGCTCCCGCTCGCCGTGTACCACGTCTCTGGAGAGTTCGCCATGCTGTGGCACGGGGCCCAGGCCGGGGCATTTAATCTCAAGGCAGCCGTCCTGGAGGCCATGACCGCCTTCCGCAGGGCAG GGGCCGACATCATCATCACCTACTACACACCGCAGCTGTTGCAGTGGCTGAAGGAGGAGTGA